From the Kribbella sp. CA-293567 genome, the window CGCCACCATCATCACCAGTCGCGAGCGGTTGGCCGGGCTGATCGTCCGCGACGGAGCCCGCCCGTTGTTGCTGGACGCGATGACGGTGTCCGAGGCCGGAGAGCTGCTCAGAGGCATCGTCGGGCCGGCCCAGGTCGACGGGGACCGCGGAGCGGCCGGGGAGATCATCGAGCTGTGCAGCCGGCTGCCGCTGGCGATCCGGGTGGTCGGCGCGGGGATCGCGCTCGGCGACCAACGGACCCTGCGTGAAGCCGCGGACGCCCTAGCAGCACCAGACCGCCTCGAACGTCTTTCGCTGCCTGACGACCCGGTCGCCTCGGTGCTTCCGGCCTTCCAGGTCTCCTACGACCGGCTCCCCGCCGACCTCAAGCTGCTGTTCGGCCGGCTCGGCCTGCTCCCCGGTACGACGTTCGGTCCGAACGTCGTCGCCTCCCTGATGGCTTCGGACGGTCCGGTCACCGAAGGGATGCTGCAACGGCTCGTCGCGCTCAACCTGGTACAGCCGCGCGGCGCCGGCCGCTTCGGCCTGCACGACCTGGTCAAGCTGTTCGCCCAGCGATGCTCCGGGCCGGACGAACCGGCTCTGCGGCGCTCCCTCGACTACTACCTGCAGGCCGCCGACGCCGCGAACCACTGTCTGCGGCCGTCGCGGGTCCGCACTTCGATCGACCCGCCGCTCGACGGCGTCGTGACCGAGACGTTCGGCTCCGCGGAAGCGGCCGGGCAGTGGTGCGCGGACGAGCTGACGAACCTCGCGAACGCCGTCGACCTGGCGATCAGCTCGGGTCAGTACGGGTTCGCGGCGCAGCTGCCGACGAGCATGATCGACTTCTTCGCCAGCCGGAAGGTGTGGCCGGTCTGGCTGGCGACCCATCAGCTCGGGCTGGTGGCCGCCGATCTGCTCGGCGACCAGGAACGGGAAGGAATTCTGCGCTGCGGGATCGGTGTGGCCTACCGCGAACTGCGCGAGTTCGAGCTGGCCCAGCAGTACCTCGAGGCCGCCGCCGCGATCGCCCGTGAGGGCAACCACCGGCTGCCGCTCGCCCGGGCCCTGAGCACGCTCGGCATCCTTGCGGCGGATCGCGGCCAGGACGAGCTGGCCGTCGAGTACTACGCGGAATGCGCCCGGATCGCCGAGGAGGACGGCGACGAGTACGGTGCGATGCTCGCGCTGCTGAACGCCGGTTTCCTGCACCTCCGCAGCGAGCACCTCGATCGGGCGAGGAACGCGTTCGAACAGGTCCTGCCGATGGGCCGCCGGCTCCAGGCCGCCGAGGTCGAGACGGCCTGCATGGGTGCCCTGGCCGAGATCCTGCGGCTCAGCGGCGAGCCCGCCCAGGCGCTCGATCTGTTCCGCGAGAGCGCTGCGCTGGCGGAGCGGACCAACAACCCGAACGGCCAGATCAGCGGCCACGAGGCTGCCGCCAGGACGCTGGTACAGCTCGGCCGGATCCCCGAAGCGAGATCGGCCTACCTGTCGGCTCTGCAGATCGCCGAGGACCTCGGCGATCCTCGCCGGCTCGACCTCCAGACAGCTCTCGATCAGTTGGCGCAGGCCGGGCCCTGACTGGTTCCGGCCGTCAGTGGCCACTCAGGCGTCCCCAGCTCGTGTCCCGCATCGTCGTCTCCCCGGTCGATGTTCACTGACTCAGGAAGAAGCTATGAGGGCGCGACTGTGCGTAACAGGCGGATGACCGGCAGTTCTCAGGCAGTCGGGGTCGGTCTGCCGGTCAGGCCGAACCGGCAGCGGCTTGTGGACCCGTCCGGTCCCGCGGATCGACGCTGTCCACGGCGTGCACCAGCCGCAGCGGCGGCACCAGACCGGACTGGGCCAGTACGCCGAGCGCGGCCAGCTCTTCGTCGTCCACGCGCAGCGAACTCTGCTCGGGCGGCATCCCGAGCACCACGCTGACCACGCAGTCGCCGCAGCCGGGACCTCTCATCACACACGCGTCGCAGTCGATCAGCACAACGTCCTCCAAGGTGGGGAAGCACCCGGACTTGCATCCGGCTGAGAAGGACGCTAGAGAACCCCACCGACAGTTTCCGTCGGCAGGCCGGACCACGGCCCGGTTCAGCCCCGGGCGATGCGGTTGATCAGAGTCGTTGCGGACA encodes:
- a CDS encoding tetratricopeptide repeat protein is translated as MTEIGQQLRALRRRTGLTQEELAERSSLSERSLRDLESGRVQKPRAKSIRLIASALELSDEETRQLLALIADTTPPPAVAKPQPTRLQQLPAADVHFTGRFAELRELDELVSDRPPARIVTITAIGGSGKTALAVHWAHGAAARFPDGQLYVDLHGFTPGQTPLDPAEALGRLLTALDIPPGDQPTAVEERAALFRSQIADRRLLLLLDNAATAEQVRPLLPGTPTCATIITSRERLAGLIVRDGARPLLLDAMTVSEAGELLRGIVGPAQVDGDRGAAGEIIELCSRLPLAIRVVGAGIALGDQRTLREAADALAAPDRLERLSLPDDPVASVLPAFQVSYDRLPADLKLLFGRLGLLPGTTFGPNVVASLMASDGPVTEGMLQRLVALNLVQPRGAGRFGLHDLVKLFAQRCSGPDEPALRRSLDYYLQAADAANHCLRPSRVRTSIDPPLDGVVTETFGSAEAAGQWCADELTNLANAVDLAISSGQYGFAAQLPTSMIDFFASRKVWPVWLATHQLGLVAADLLGDQEREGILRCGIGVAYRELREFELAQQYLEAAAAIAREGNHRLPLARALSTLGILAADRGQDELAVEYYAECARIAEEDGDEYGAMLALLNAGFLHLRSEHLDRARNAFEQVLPMGRRLQAAEVETACMGALAEILRLSGEPAQALDLFRESAALAERTNNPNGQISGHEAAARTLVQLGRIPEARSAYLSALQIAEDLGDPRRLDLQTALDQLAQAGP